Proteins co-encoded in one Brassica oleracea var. oleracea cultivar TO1000 chromosome C4, BOL, whole genome shotgun sequence genomic window:
- the LOC106338526 gene encoding putative L-type lectin-domain containing receptor kinase V.6, with the protein MCRELKVLQILRVLFFTLSLFTYYSNGKLIPEGAAVFDSSGFAVLTNTTKHSYGQVFNDYPFNPNQNFSFNFFFAIVPEHNHQGSHGMAFVISPTRGLPGASSDQYLGIFNEPNNGNTSNNVIAIELDIHKDEEFGDIDDNHVGININGLRSVVSASAGYYDSNDGSFKNLSLISGKVMSLSLVYSLIDKQLNVTLSSAELSVPPLKPLLSLNRDLSPYFSDSMYFGFTASTGYTGALHYMLVMFGSGDTGSLERDLNAIPILPPYPKKSFDGTRTVLAVCLAVSVIAVFIASWIGFVFYLRHKKVQGVLEEWEIQYGPHRFAYKELFNATKGFKDKKILGRGGFGQVYRGTLSGSDVDIAVKRISHGSSQGKSEFLAEISTIGRLRHPNLVRLLGYCRHKEDLFLVYDFMPNGSLDKYLNHSNTNENQERLSWDQRFKIIKDVASALLYLHQEWVQIIIHRDIKPANILIDHEMNARLGDFGLAKLYDQGIDPQTSKVAGTFGYIAPEFLRTGRATTSTDVYAFGLVILEVVCGRRLIERRQAKNEEVLVDWILELWENGKIFDAVEESIVQVEQNRGEIELVLKLGVLCSHQAESIRPDMSTVMGLLNGVLQLPDNLLDMVRAENLRGRHEISVEVLLDIYSLSRLTFTHSSTSLGR; encoded by the coding sequence ATGTGTCGTGAACTCAAAGTCTTGCAAATACTTCGTGTTCTGTTCTTTACTCTGTCTTTATTTACGTACTACTCCAATGGCAAACTGATCCCTGAGGGAGCTGCAGTTTTCGACTCCAGCGGTTTCGCCGTTTTGACGAATACCACGAAGCATTCCTACGGTCAAGTTTTTAACGACTACCCCTTTAACCCGAACCAGAATTTCAGCTTCAACTTCTTCTTCGCGATCGTCCCTGAGCATAACCATCAAGGCTCGCACGGTATGGCTTTCGTTATCTCTCCCACAAGAGGCCTTCCCGGAGCTTCCTCTGATCAGTACTTAGGAATATTCAACGAGCCAAACAATGGTAACACTTCAAATAACGTGATAGCTATCGAGTTAGATATACACAAAGACGAAGAGTTTGGAGATATTGATGATAATCATGTTGGTATTAACATTAACGGTTTGAGATCTGTTGTCTCTGCTTCTGCTGGTTACTATGATAGTAATGATGGAAGCTTTAAGAATCTTTCTTTAATCAGCGGGAAGGTAATGAGTCTTTCACTCGTTTATAGCCTGATAGATAAACAGCTCAATGTTACCTTAAGCTCTGCTGAGCTCTCTGTTCCGCCACTGAAACCACTTTTGTCTTTAAACCGAGATCTCTCACCGTATTTTTCTGATAGTATGTACTTTGGGTTCACGGCATCGACTGGATACACAGGAGCACTTCATTATATGTTGGTCATGTTCGGCTCTGGCGACACCGGCAGTCTAGAACGGGATCTTAACGCAATCCCCATCCTACCTCCATATCCGAAGAAATCGTTTGACGGAACAAGAACGGTTTTAGCAGTCTGCTTAGCTGTATCTGTAATCGCTGTGTTTATCGCCTCGTGGATCGGTTTCGTCTTTTACTTGAGGCACAAGAAAGTTCAAGGGGTTCTTGAGGAATGGGAGATTCAGTATGGACCTCATAGGTTTGCTTATAAGGAGCTTTTCAATGCCACAAAGGGTTTCAAGGATAAAAAAATTCTTGGAAGAGGAGGTTTTGGTCAAGTCTATAGAGGAACACTTTCGGGTTCTGATGTAGATATTGCTGTGAAACGGATTTCGCATGGTTCAAGTCAAGGAAAGAGCGAGTTTCTAGCCGAGATCTCGACCATTGGTCGGCTAAGACATCCGAATCTAGTCAGACTTTTGGGATATTGTAGACATAAAGAAGATCTATTCTTGGTTTATGACTTCATGCCCAATGGAAGCCTTGACAAGTATCTAAACCATAGCAACACCAATGAGAATCAAGAACGGCTCTCTTGGGATCAACGTTTCAAGATTATCAAAGATGTTGCATCTGCTTTACTATACTTGCATCAAGAATGGGTACAAATCATTATTCATCGAGATATCAAACCGGCCAATATTCTCATCGATCATGAAATGAATGCGAGGCTCGGGGATTTTGGATTGGCGAAGCTGTATGATCAGGGAATTGATCCTCAGACGTCTAAAGTAGCGGGAACTTTCGGGTACATCGCACCAGAGTTTCTAAGAACAGGAAGAGCTACTACAAGCACTGATGTTTATGCCTTTGGATTGGTTATTCTTGAAGTAGTTTGCGGTAGAAGGCTGATAGAACGGCGACAAGCAAAGAATGAAGAAGTTCTTGTGGATTGGATACTAGAGCTCTGGGAAAACGGGAAAATATTTGATGCGGTGGAGGAAAGCATCGTTCAAGTAGAACAGAACAGGGGAGAGATTGAGCTTGTTTTGAAACTAGGTGTGTTGTGTTCGCATCAAGCTGAATCAATTAGACCGGATATGAGTACGGTTATGGGGCTCTTGAATGGCGTTTTGCAGCTTCCGGATAATCTTCTTGACATGGTAAGAGCTGAGAACTTGAGAGGACGGCATGAGATTTCAGTGGAAGTGCTACTTGATATATATTCACTGAGTAGATTGACGTTTACACATTCATCCACCTCTCTTGGACGCTGA